A genomic region of Gloeocapsopsis dulcis contains the following coding sequences:
- a CDS encoding response regulator has translation MSQAIRVLIADDHAIFRQGLATIISRDPDMTVIAQAENGEQAIALFREHQPDVTLMDLRMPEVDGVTAIGAICATAKSARIIVLTTYDSDEDIYRGLQAGAKGYLLKETEPDELLNAIRTVHRGQQYIPPDVGAKLAQRLSNPELSERELAVLRSLAQGMSNADIAAALSIGEGTVKSHVNRILNKLDVSDRTQAVIVAVKRGIVNL, from the coding sequence ATGAGCCAAGCCATTCGGGTTCTCATTGCAGACGATCATGCTATTTTCCGGCAAGGATTAGCCACGATTATTAGCCGTGACCCAGATATGACGGTAATTGCTCAAGCTGAAAATGGAGAACAAGCGATCGCCTTATTTCGGGAACACCAACCGGATGTCACACTCATGGATCTGCGAATGCCTGAAGTGGACGGAGTTACCGCCATTGGTGCAATTTGTGCTACCGCTAAATCTGCTCGAATTATTGTCCTGACCACGTATGATAGTGACGAAGATATCTATCGGGGATTGCAGGCAGGAGCCAAAGGATATCTGTTGAAAGAAACTGAACCTGATGAGCTTCTGAATGCCATTCGTACTGTTCATCGGGGTCAGCAATACATTCCGCCTGATGTGGGAGCAAAGTTGGCACAGCGCCTTAGTAATCCAGAACTGAGTGAAAGAGAACTGGCGGTACTCCGCTCACTGGCACAGGGGATGAGTAATGCCGATATTGCGGCTGCTTTGAGTATCGGTGAAGGCACGGTTAAATCTCATGTCAATCGGATTCTGAATAAGTTAGATGTCAGCGATCGCACCCAAGCTGTAATTGTTGCCGTTAAACGCGGCATTGTTAATTTATAG
- a CDS encoding glucose 1-dehydrogenase yields MMLKDKVALVTGGTSGIGRATALALSAVGAKVVFSGRRDAEVFSPSAMIRETGAECLFVRSDVSSEPEVKALIEKTVATYGRLDFAFNNAGFGTLPKPLHEQPVEDFDSMMATNLRGVFLCMKYEIQQMLTQGAGVIINNSSVAGLIGIPGMGPYTGSKHAVMGLTRSAALDYAKQGIRINTVNPGYIRGTEVVTSKSLQEIGMTLEQFDSMVSSSIPMGHRGQPEEIAATVVFLCSDVASYITGQPLAIDGGYTVS; encoded by the coding sequence ATGATGCTGAAAGACAAGGTTGCTTTGGTGACTGGCGGAACATCGGGCATCGGTCGAGCAACCGCGCTCGCGCTCAGTGCTGTGGGTGCAAAAGTCGTATTCTCCGGTAGACGCGACGCAGAAGTTTTTTCACCTTCTGCGATGATTCGTGAGACAGGAGCGGAGTGTTTGTTTGTGCGATCGGATGTATCGAGTGAACCAGAGGTTAAGGCGCTGATAGAGAAAACAGTCGCAACTTACGGAAGGCTAGATTTTGCCTTCAATAACGCTGGATTTGGTACACTCCCAAAGCCACTACACGAGCAGCCTGTTGAAGACTTTGACAGCATGATGGCAACTAACCTGCGGGGTGTGTTCTTATGCATGAAATATGAAATTCAACAGATGCTGACTCAAGGAGCAGGGGTCATCATCAACAACTCTTCAGTAGCGGGATTGATCGGGATACCTGGAATGGGTCCTTATACTGGCAGCAAACATGCTGTGATGGGTCTCACTCGTTCTGCTGCGCTCGATTATGCCAAGCAAGGGATTCGGATTAATACCGTCAATCCTGGCTATATTCGCGGCACAGAAGTAGTTACTTCTAAGAGTCTCCAAGAGATAGGCATGACTTTAGAGCAGTTTGATTCGATGGTGTCGTCGAGCATCCCGATGGGGCATAGGGGTCAACCTGAAGAAATTGCTGCAACGGTTGTGTTCTTATGTTCTGATGTTGCGAGCTACATCACTGGACAACCTTTAGCGATCGATGGCGGATATACAGTGAGTTGA
- a CDS encoding PAS domain S-box protein: MITLPGITIYSKIYESLASLVYRGIREQDDCAVIAKVLKQDYPSPQELTRYRQEYEITRFLNIEGVVKAYSQQDYQRTLVLLLEDFGGESLECWMRQQLDFCPVPLSVFLNMAIAITDTLGKIHAAHVIHKDINPGNIVFNPRTGVVKIIDFGIATRFSRTNPTFKSLHLLEGTPAYLSPEQTGRMNRMLDYRTDFYSLGATFYELLTGQLPFPTSDLLELVHCHIATPPIPPHELNATIPQPVSNLILKLMAKNAEDRYQSAWGIKADLERCAQQLAEMGQINAIPLGLQDVSEQFRIPQKLYGREAEIAALWVAFDRVTGSKAVCEMMLVSGYAGVGKTALVQELSKPITAKHGYFIWGKFDQFRRNIPYSAIVDALQKLVQQLLGEPNEQVEVWRSLLLSALGNNGQIIIDVIPEIEFIIGKQPPVPEVGATEAQNRFNLTFQRFVRAFCAKEHPLVIFLDDLQWIDSATLKLIELILLDEQTQSLFLIGAYRDHEVSPTHLLILMLESLRNQGAAIQEITLTPLTLEPLTQLVAETLHRNPDSVRSLAQVVLRKTEGNPFFVGEFLKLLYGENLLTFDAQQLIWQWNLAEIEAQDITANVVELLLRQLQKLPEATQQVLSIAACVGSEFDLETLAIVCEKSAKAIFQDLLEAIQAGLIQPLSDLDEDLLVQEYKFSHDRVQQAAYALIDESQKQVVHLQIGGNLLEKTSPEQRSDRLFEIIDHLNQGLKLVTARSERTEIARLNLMAGQKAKTATAYEAAFKYFTTGLKLLNSESWQSEYDLTLALYSEAAEAAYLQGRFDEMEQLVEVVLDRAKTVVDKVQAYDSRIQGYSSQGNLKETLKTGLEALKLLEIDLIENPSRADIQRELESTAALLAEREIEDLSNLPEVAAPEPLAAITILSNMGSAAFITLPALWILIICKTVNLSINYGNTIWSPLYYAAYGFVLCGVVQDIELGYKFGQLALTSAERLNTKKGKARALQLFSEHVMQWKVHLKEPIPLLVEAYQEGVETGDFESAGYAAYYVCHNSFFAGEELTQLEQKTVIYSKAIDQIRRESPSNWLTILRQTILNLLDRSENPSRLVGRVCNEEEALSHAIAVKDGTVIQILYLHKVMLCYLFEEHHQAEQTAILARQHFEEVSAITILPIFCFYHSLALLSLSPDASNSEKAVWLNCVNTNQEKMQKWAEHAPMNYLHKFYLVEAEKARVLGQFLEAEEFYERAIAGAAENEYIQEEALAYELAAKHYLARGRSKIAQTYMKEAHYCYDRWGATAKVKDLEKRYPQFFSQSPRAASTSIPITAETITNPFHTAFDLAAVMKASQAISREIELKQLLRSLMQTLIENAGAQTGYLILENSGEWSIEAACELNADENACATQVLQSIPIADQLPESIIQYVIRTLKPVTLNDAIREGAFINEPYIQQNQPQSIFCLPLLNQAKLVGVLYLENRLAAGVFTPERSQVLQLLSTQAAIAIENANLYSELQAKESKITQFLEAIPVGIAIVDATGCPYYTNQCGNQLTGKETDTSIAPEQISEAYQLYVAGTNQIYPAENLPTVRALRGERIRTEDIEIRRDHVTILIEARGTPVFDQQGNITYAIATFQDITERKQAEKLLADYNCTLEQRVAERTAALRQSEANYRNLIQTANSIILRTDRQGHIRYMNDYGLSFFGYEEDQILGRTLLETIVPETETSGRNLKQFVHDLFHNLEAPLPQAYLQTENENLCRDGRRVWIAWSNQAIFNEQGDLVEILSVGNDTTQRRQAEEALQRSEAKFRAIFENSQVGIFRVRLSDGLLLDANQRFADLFGYNSPEEIIGLEHVIGYYADPSDHQHLIELLKRDREVRSFEAQMQKRDGTLFWGLFSLYLNAGDDYIEGVVADISDRKRAEVALQTSEERLRLALTASKQGLYDMNLKTEEIVVNPEYALMLGYDPATFHETKSRWVESLHPDDRESMFAIYNGFMTGEVPNYQAEYRLRTRDGQWKWILSVGKIVTWNESGEPIRALGVYMDINDLKQTEAALQASEAELRALFSAIPDPMCIFTAEGQAICVTEGNPSYRELYKEELVGKTLHQLFAKEQADELLGYIQQVLRTQQVLTVEYSQWLSGREIWFSARIAPIRHEQVIWLARNITLQKQAEAASILEERNRMAREIHDTLAQAFTGILAQVGAAKQVLTDDVEATGAHLDLIKELARTGLVEARRSVVALRPQLLEEGSLQSALHRLIAQIRTAAMDTTLYYEIEGAVYSLPTEVESNLLRIGQEALTNAIRHANADEIRVELVYNRDRFCLRVKDNGQGFGVGSIPSSEGFGLLGMSERAERIGAQLTIRSQPGQGTEMIVTVDREASQ, encoded by the coding sequence ATGATTACCCTGCCTGGAATTACTATCTACAGCAAAATCTATGAGAGCTTAGCTTCTTTGGTGTATCGGGGCATCAGAGAGCAAGATGATTGTGCAGTGATTGCCAAAGTTCTCAAGCAGGATTATCCCTCTCCTCAGGAATTAACTCGCTATCGGCAGGAGTATGAAATTACTCGTTTTCTCAACATTGAAGGCGTAGTCAAGGCATACAGCCAACAAGACTACCAGCGCACGCTGGTTCTTCTTTTGGAAGACTTTGGTGGAGAGTCTTTAGAATGCTGGATGCGGCAACAATTAGACTTCTGTCCCGTGCCGTTGTCGGTTTTTTTGAATATGGCGATCGCCATTACTGATACTCTAGGCAAAATCCATGCGGCTCATGTCATCCATAAAGATATTAATCCTGGCAACATTGTCTTTAATCCGAGGACTGGCGTTGTCAAAATCATTGATTTTGGCATTGCCACTCGCTTCAGTCGCACCAATCCCACATTCAAAAGTCTCCATCTTCTAGAAGGAACCCCCGCCTATTTGTCGCCAGAGCAAACCGGACGAATGAACCGGATGCTCGACTATCGCACCGACTTTTATTCACTGGGTGCAACCTTCTACGAACTGTTGACGGGACAATTGCCGTTTCCCACCAGTGATCTCCTGGAACTAGTTCACTGTCACATTGCTACACCGCCGATTCCCCCGCATGAATTGAATGCCACGATCCCCCAACCTGTTTCAAACCTGATTTTGAAACTGATGGCAAAAAATGCAGAAGATCGTTATCAAAGTGCCTGGGGCATCAAAGCAGATCTAGAGCGCTGTGCCCAACAACTGGCGGAGATGGGTCAAATTAACGCCATACCGTTAGGACTGCAAGATGTTTCCGAGCAGTTCCGCATTCCTCAAAAACTGTATGGGCGAGAAGCGGAGATTGCAGCATTATGGGTAGCGTTTGACAGAGTGACAGGGAGTAAGGCAGTCTGTGAAATGATGCTGGTCTCTGGTTACGCTGGCGTTGGCAAAACAGCATTGGTACAGGAACTCTCTAAACCGATCACCGCAAAGCACGGCTATTTTATCTGGGGTAAATTTGACCAATTCCGGCGCAATATTCCCTACAGCGCGATCGTCGATGCTCTGCAAAAATTGGTGCAGCAACTGTTGGGTGAACCCAATGAACAGGTGGAAGTATGGCGATCGCTTTTACTCAGTGCTTTGGGAAACAACGGGCAAATTATCATAGATGTAATTCCCGAAATTGAGTTCATTATTGGCAAGCAGCCACCTGTGCCCGAAGTTGGAGCAACAGAAGCACAGAATCGCTTCAATCTCACGTTTCAAAGGTTTGTGCGGGCGTTTTGTGCAAAAGAGCATCCCCTGGTCATCTTTTTAGACGATCTACAGTGGATCGATTCTGCGACGTTGAAGTTAATTGAACTCATATTGCTTGACGAGCAAACTCAATCTCTGTTTTTGATCGGAGCCTATCGAGATCATGAAGTATCTCCAACGCATTTATTAATTTTGATGCTGGAGAGCTTGCGAAATCAGGGTGCAGCGATTCAAGAAATTACCCTGACTCCTTTAACGCTGGAACCGTTGACTCAACTGGTGGCTGAGACATTACATCGCAATCCTGATAGCGTTCGTTCCTTAGCCCAAGTCGTGTTGCGTAAAACCGAGGGCAACCCTTTCTTTGTTGGTGAATTTTTGAAGCTGCTGTATGGCGAAAACCTGTTGACCTTTGATGCCCAACAGTTGATCTGGCAGTGGAACCTAGCTGAGATTGAAGCTCAAGATATCACTGCTAATGTGGTGGAGTTGCTGCTGCGTCAGTTGCAGAAATTGCCGGAAGCAACACAGCAAGTTCTCTCCATCGCTGCTTGTGTTGGGTCTGAGTTTGATTTAGAAACGTTGGCGATCGTTTGCGAAAAATCAGCGAAAGCAATTTTTCAGGATTTATTAGAAGCAATACAAGCTGGATTAATTCAACCTTTGTCTGACTTGGATGAAGACTTGTTGGTTCAAGAGTATAAGTTTTCGCACGATCGCGTTCAGCAAGCGGCTTATGCTTTGATTGATGAATCGCAGAAACAGGTTGTTCATCTCCAAATCGGTGGCAATTTGCTCGAAAAAACTTCACCAGAGCAACGATCCGATCGGTTGTTTGAAATCATCGATCATCTCAATCAAGGACTTAAGCTAGTCACTGCTCGCTCAGAACGAACTGAAATTGCCAGATTGAATTTAATGGCAGGTCAGAAAGCAAAGACAGCAACGGCTTATGAAGCAGCTTTTAAGTATTTCACTACAGGGCTTAAACTCCTCAATTCAGAGAGTTGGCAGAGTGAGTATGACCTAACCTTGGCGCTGTACTCAGAAGCAGCAGAAGCGGCGTATCTCCAGGGTCGCTTTGATGAGATGGAACAGTTGGTAGAAGTGGTACTCGATCGTGCCAAAACAGTGGTTGACAAAGTGCAGGCTTACGATAGCAGAATTCAAGGATATTCGTCACAGGGCAACCTGAAAGAAACACTAAAAACTGGGTTGGAAGCGTTAAAGCTCTTGGAAATAGATTTAATAGAAAATCCAAGTCGGGCAGATATTCAAAGGGAATTGGAGTCAACGGCTGCACTACTCGCTGAACGAGAAATCGAAGACTTGAGTAATTTACCAGAGGTGGCTGCACCAGAACCACTGGCAGCTATAACAATCCTATCGAATATGGGGTCTGCTGCATTTATAACGTTACCAGCACTGTGGATACTGATTATATGCAAAACGGTAAATTTATCAATCAACTACGGTAATACTATCTGGTCACCGCTGTATTATGCTGCCTACGGATTTGTTCTATGTGGAGTTGTTCAAGACATTGAACTCGGCTACAAATTTGGTCAATTGGCTCTTACCTCGGCAGAACGATTGAATACCAAAAAAGGCAAGGCTAGAGCATTACAGTTATTTAGTGAGCATGTTATGCAATGGAAAGTACATCTTAAGGAGCCGATCCCACTGCTGGTTGAGGCTTATCAGGAAGGAGTGGAAACCGGAGACTTTGAATCTGCTGGTTATGCTGCATATTACGTGTGCCATAACTCATTTTTTGCTGGAGAGGAACTTACTCAACTGGAACAAAAAACAGTAATTTACAGCAAAGCGATCGACCAAATTAGACGAGAAAGTCCCTCGAATTGGCTGACAATATTACGGCAGACTATTCTTAATTTGTTAGATAGGTCTGAGAATCCCAGTCGCTTAGTTGGTCGGGTGTGTAATGAAGAGGAGGCGTTATCACACGCTATTGCAGTTAAAGATGGAACTGTAATTCAAATACTCTATTTACACAAAGTCATGTTGTGTTATCTATTTGAAGAACACCATCAAGCTGAACAGACTGCTATTTTGGCAAGGCAACATTTTGAAGAGGTGTCAGCAATAACGATTTTACCTATATTCTGTTTCTATCATTCGCTGGCGCTTTTGAGCCTATCGCCTGATGCTTCAAACTCTGAAAAAGCAGTTTGGCTAAACTGTGTTAACACCAACCAAGAAAAGATGCAGAAATGGGCAGAACACGCCCCAATGAATTATCTACATAAATTTTATCTAGTCGAGGCAGAGAAAGCACGAGTCTTAGGGCAGTTTCTTGAGGCTGAAGAGTTTTATGAACGGGCGATCGCAGGTGCTGCTGAAAATGAGTATATCCAGGAAGAAGCATTAGCTTATGAATTAGCGGCAAAACATTATCTGGCGCGAGGTCGGTCAAAAATTGCTCAAACTTATATGAAAGAAGCGCACTATTGCTACGATCGCTGGGGCGCAACCGCTAAAGTTAAAGACTTAGAAAAACGCTATCCACAGTTCTTTTCCCAGTCGCCTAGAGCCGCTTCCACATCAATTCCTATTACTGCTGAAACTATCACTAATCCCTTCCATACTGCTTTCGATTTAGCAGCAGTGATGAAAGCTTCACAGGCGATTTCTCGTGAAATTGAACTGAAGCAATTGCTGCGATCACTGATGCAAACTTTAATTGAGAATGCTGGCGCACAAACCGGATATCTGATTTTAGAAAACTCAGGAGAATGGTCGATTGAAGCGGCTTGTGAACTCAATGCCGATGAGAATGCTTGTGCGACTCAGGTGTTACAGTCTATTCCAATTGCCGATCAATTACCAGAATCAATCATTCAATATGTGATTCGGACTCTGAAGCCTGTCACCTTAAATGATGCGATTCGTGAAGGTGCTTTTATTAATGAGCCATACATTCAACAGAACCAGCCTCAATCTATTTTCTGTTTGCCGCTGCTGAATCAAGCCAAGCTAGTCGGTGTATTGTATTTAGAAAATCGGTTAGCAGCTGGAGTATTTACACCAGAGCGATCGCAGGTCTTGCAGCTATTGTCGACTCAAGCAGCGATCGCCATCGAAAATGCCAACCTTTACTCAGAACTGCAGGCTAAGGAAAGCAAGATCACCCAGTTCCTCGAAGCGATTCCGGTGGGAATTGCGATCGTGGATGCGACGGGTTGCCCTTACTATACCAACCAATGCGGCAATCAACTCACGGGCAAAGAAACTGACACTTCCATAGCACCGGAGCAGATCTCAGAGGCTTATCAGCTTTATGTAGCGGGAACGAATCAAATCTATCCAGCGGAGAACTTGCCTACTGTGCGGGCATTAAGGGGCGAACGCATTAGGACTGAAGATATAGAAATTCGTCGAGATCATGTCACAATTCTAATTGAGGCACGGGGAACACCAGTTTTTGATCAACAGGGCAATATCACTTATGCGATCGCTACCTTTCAGGACATTACAGAGCGCAAACAAGCCGAGAAACTCCTAGCCGACTACAACTGCACTTTAGAGCAACGGGTCGCAGAACGAACTGCTGCGTTACGACAAAGTGAGGCCAATTACCGTAACCTGATCCAAACTGCGAATTCGATCATCCTTCGCACGGATAGGCAAGGACATATTAGATACATGAATGACTATGGACTGAGCTTTTTTGGCTATGAGGAAGATCAGATTCTAGGGCGTACCCTACTGGAAACAATCGTTCCAGAAACCGAAACATCTGGACGTAATCTCAAGCAGTTTGTTCACGATCTGTTTCACAATCTTGAAGCTCCCTTGCCTCAAGCTTACTTGCAAACCGAGAATGAAAACCTCTGTCGAGACGGTAGACGGGTTTGGATTGCCTGGTCGAATCAAGCCATCTTCAATGAACAGGGAGATTTAGTTGAAATCTTATCGGTTGGCAATGACACCACCCAGCGTAGGCAAGCAGAAGAGGCATTACAACGCAGTGAAGCCAAGTTCCGAGCTATCTTTGAAAACTCGCAGGTCGGCATCTTCCGAGTCCGCCTCTCGGATGGATTACTTCTCGATGCCAATCAACGCTTTGCCGATCTGTTTGGCTATAATTCACCAGAGGAGATCATTGGGCTTGAACACGTCATAGGCTATTATGCCGATCCCAGCGATCACCAACACCTCATTGAGTTGCTGAAGCGGGATCGGGAAGTGCGAAGCTTTGAAGCCCAGATGCAAAAACGAGATGGGACATTGTTTTGGGGGCTTTTCTCTCTTTATCTGAATGCAGGCGATGACTACATCGAAGGGGTGGTTGCAGATATTAGCGATCGCAAACGAGCAGAAGTCGCTCTACAAACGAGTGAAGAACGACTACGCTTAGCATTAACCGCTTCAAAGCAGGGACTCTACGATATGAATCTCAAAACTGAAGAAATCGTGGTTAACCCAGAATACGCTTTAATGCTGGGCTACGATCCAGCAACATTTCACGAGACCAAATCTAGGTGGGTTGAGAGTTTGCATCCTGACGACAGAGAATCAATGTTTGCAATTTACAATGGTTTTATGACTGGAGAAGTCCCCAACTATCAAGCAGAGTATCGCCTGCGTACCCGGGATGGTCAGTGGAAATGGATTCTTTCTGTCGGCAAAATTGTTACCTGGAATGAATCCGGTGAACCCATCCGAGCGTTGGGAGTTTATATGGATATCAACGATCTCAAACAGACAGAAGCAGCGTTGCAAGCCTCTGAAGCAGAACTGCGGGCGCTGTTTTCAGCCATTCCCGATCCAATGTGTATCTTCACTGCTGAAGGGCAAGCGATCTGCGTAACCGAAGGGAATCCATCATACAGAGAGTTGTATAAAGAGGAACTTGTTGGCAAAACACTGCATCAACTCTTTGCTAAAGAACAAGCTGATGAATTACTGGGTTACATTCAGCAGGTACTGAGAACCCAACAAGTCCTCACCGTTGAATACAGCCAGTGGCTATCTGGACGAGAAATCTGGTTTTCGGCTCGCATTGCCCCGATTCGGCACGAGCAGGTGATTTGGCTGGCGCGAAATATTACGCTGCAAAAGCAAGCAGAAGCAGCCTCGATTTTGGAAGAACGCAACCGCATGGCGCGTGAAATTCACGACACACTCGCTCAGGCGTTTACAGGGATTCTGGCTCAGGTGGGAGCGGCAAAACAGGTGCTAACGGATGATGTAGAAGCAACTGGGGCACACCTAGACCTGATCAAAGAATTGGCGCGAACTGGACTGGTTGAAGCGCGGCGATCGGTAGTAGCGCTCCGTCCTCAGCTTTTGGAGGAGGGCAGTTTACAGAGCGCTCTACATCGTCTCATCGCTCAAATCAGAACTGCCGCAATGGATACCACTTTATATTATGAGATTGAGGGTGCAGTGTATTCTCTACCCACTGAAGTCGAGAGTAATCTACTGCGGATTGGGCAGGAAGCATTAACCAATGCGATTCGACACGCCAATGCTGACGAAATTCGAGTGGAGCTAGTCTACAATCGCGATCGATTCTGCTTGCGCGTGAAAGACAATGGACAGGGCTTTGGAGTTGGGAGTATTCCATCCTCTGAGGGTTTTGGCTTACTCGGCATGAGCGAACGGGCAGAGCGCATCGGCGCACAACTCACGATTCGGAGCCAACCTGGACAAGGAACAGAGATGATTGTTACCGTCGATCGGGAGGCATCACAATGA
- a CDS encoding response regulator transcription factor, whose protein sequence is MKSSPRSTNNHALVTVAQEVADRLQKAYPPSDDSNSVEAIVIRAVDSDLRQMILAESLIDRELEVLQLIVDGDNSIAIARKLNISVNAAKTHIHNILKKFILI, encoded by the coding sequence ATGAAATCCAGTCCACGATCGACCAATAATCATGCTCTTGTTACGGTTGCCCAAGAGGTCGCTGATCGGCTCCAAAAAGCCTATCCTCCATCTGATGACAGTAACTCGGTTGAGGCGATCGTGATTCGCGCAGTTGATTCAGACTTGAGGCAAATGATTCTTGCTGAATCACTCATAGACCGGGAGTTGGAGGTGTTGCAATTGATTGTTGATGGAGATAACAGTATCGCGATCGCTCGGAAGCTTAATATTTCTGTGAATGCGGCAAAAACTCATATTCACAACATTTTGAAGAAGTTCATACTCATATGA
- a CDS encoding helix-turn-helix domain-containing protein produces the protein MLTITTPTLEFKNKGLTHTQLQQATDYIHTHIDRDLSLIELASVINISPTYFASLFKQTTGISPHQYVIQQRVERAKSMLSKTDLTIADIAFQTGFSSQSHLNQQFKRITGMTPKQVR, from the coding sequence ATGCTAACAATTACAACGCCAACCCTTGAATTCAAGAACAAAGGCTTAACGCACACCCAATTGCAGCAAGCGACTGACTATATTCACACTCACATTGACCGAGATTTGTCACTGATTGAACTTGCCAGCGTTATCAATATCAGCCCGACTTACTTTGCCAGTTTATTCAAACAGACTACAGGAATTTCTCCGCATCAGTACGTGATTCAACAACGGGTGGAACGGGCGAAATCGATGTTATCGAAAACGGATTTAACCATTGCTGATATTGCTTTCCAAACTGGGTTTTCCAGTCAAAGCCATTTGAACCAACAGTTTAAGCGAATTACTGGAATGACACCAAAGCAGGTTCGTTAA
- a CDS encoding DsbA family protein, whose translation MNDDRSHSSLLVPPSTQDWMQGVLSAKVVLVMYGDYQSSKSADVYKMIKAIGRELIAAFGEDYLCFIFRHFPQAQIHPHAQRAAQAAEAAAVQGQFWLMNDTLFAHQQKLENGYLVEYANNLGLDIPQFLKDLSRQVQIDRINEDIEGGCKSGVTAAPALFINNIRYTGRWKMTELMTAIVTASH comes from the coding sequence ATGAACGACGATCGTAGCCACAGTTCCTTACTTGTACCACCTTCAACCCAAGATTGGATGCAAGGTGTGCTGAGTGCCAAGGTCGTGCTAGTGATGTATGGAGACTATCAATCTTCTAAAAGTGCGGACGTTTACAAGATGATTAAAGCGATCGGACGAGAGCTTATTGCTGCTTTTGGCGAGGACTATTTATGCTTTATCTTCCGTCACTTTCCGCAAGCACAGATTCATCCTCATGCTCAACGGGCAGCCCAAGCCGCCGAAGCCGCCGCTGTCCAAGGACAGTTTTGGTTGATGAATGATACTTTATTTGCCCATCAACAAAAGTTGGAGAATGGTTATCTTGTAGAGTACGCCAACAATTTAGGGCTTGATATCCCTCAGTTTCTCAAAGATCTGTCTAGACAAGTGCAGATCGATCGTATCAATGAAGATATCGAAGGTGGATGCAAGAGTGGAGTAACGGCTGCTCCAGCCCTATTTATCAATAACATTCGATATACCGGACGCTGGAAGATGACAGAGTTAATGACAGCCATTGTTACTGCAAGTCATTAA
- a CDS encoding ester cyclase produces the protein MVKQQSVDEQANGKATSNLTPAQEFLQELWDEHLRHEYGTHNTEDALATMVEDAYVNHIPVMTGGVGKPALREFYSKYFIPQIPPDMELTPISRTIGTDRLVDEMVGKFTHTVRMEWMLPGIAPTGKRVEVPVVAIVQFRDGKLAHEHIYWDQASVLIQLGLLDPGTLPVVGVDSARKVLDPSLPSNALIDRASDRD, from the coding sequence ATGGTCAAACAGCAATCTGTAGACGAACAAGCAAATGGAAAGGCAACTAGCAACCTGACACCAGCCCAGGAGTTTTTGCAAGAACTCTGGGATGAGCATCTGCGACACGAGTATGGCACTCACAACACTGAAGATGCCCTCGCCACGATGGTTGAGGATGCTTACGTCAACCACATTCCGGTAATGACTGGGGGAGTAGGGAAACCAGCACTGCGCGAGTTTTATTCCAAATACTTCATTCCACAAATACCGCCGGACATGGAGCTGACCCCGATCTCGCGCACAATCGGGACCGATCGGCTCGTCGATGAAATGGTGGGTAAGTTCACTCATACCGTTCGGATGGAATGGATGCTACCCGGCATTGCTCCCACCGGAAAACGGGTGGAAGTGCCAGTAGTAGCGATCGTCCAGTTCCGTGACGGCAAGCTAGCTCATGAGCACATCTACTGGGATCAGGCGAGTGTATTGATTCAACTTGGCTTGCTCGATCCTGGTACACTGCCCGTTGTAGGGGTTGACAGTGCGCGCAAGGTACTTGATCCGAGCTTGCCCTCAAACGCACTGATCGATCGTGCCAGCGATCGCGACTAA